One part of the Sorangiineae bacterium MSr11954 genome encodes these proteins:
- the speA gene encoding biosynthetic arginine decarboxylase, giving the protein MSRESPPPPDVWSNDDAKELYLIDRWGAGYFDVNDEGNMTVAPLQERGRKIALADVVRDAREQGLRTPLLIRFQDLLHHRVRTLNLAFASAVAENKYRGVYRGVFPIKVNQLREVVEEILDAGRSFHHGIEVGSKPEIFAGLSVHTDNDSLIVCNGYKDDAYIRMAMLGRKLGKKVILIAEKLSEVRSILRISAEMNVDPLIGLRVRLSTKGGGRWAESGGENAKFGLSTAEILAATEMMKQAGKTSAFKLLHFHVGSQIPDILIIKRAVREAARHYAKLRKMGHPIEYLDVGGGLAIDYDGSRSTFHSSMNYSVEEYARDIVYNIMDVCDDEKVPHPDIVTESGRATVAHHSVLVIQAFGSIEKVAPGPLERAHDDHKLVKNLLYTLENLALENLSESCHDILQVKEESQKMFELGLLNLDVKARVETLFWQTAERMQKLASQLDASEVPDDITELGKQLVDQHICNFSVFQSLLDHWALGGLFPIVPIHRLNERPTQQSTLVDITCDSDGKVSKFIDLSDVRDTLPLHTLDDKPYFLGVFLTGAYQDIMGDIHNLFGRVNEVHVFLDDDEECGYYLEETIEGNSIREVLSMTQYEAREMVAKLKAQVDAAIKQDRLRPTEGMRLLADFERGLADQTYLSFP; this is encoded by the coding sequence GTGTCGCGAGAGTCCCCGCCGCCACCCGACGTCTGGAGCAATGACGATGCGAAGGAGCTTTACCTCATCGACCGATGGGGCGCGGGCTACTTCGACGTCAACGACGAAGGGAACATGACCGTGGCGCCGCTCCAGGAGCGGGGCCGCAAAATTGCATTGGCCGACGTGGTCAGGGACGCGCGCGAGCAAGGCTTGCGCACACCGCTGCTCATCCGTTTTCAGGACCTTCTGCACCACCGTGTGCGCACCCTGAATCTGGCCTTCGCCTCGGCGGTGGCCGAGAACAAATACCGCGGCGTCTACCGCGGCGTGTTTCCGATCAAGGTGAACCAGCTGCGCGAGGTGGTCGAGGAGATCCTCGACGCCGGCCGGTCGTTTCACCATGGGATCGAGGTCGGCTCCAAGCCGGAGATTTTTGCGGGGTTGTCCGTCCACACCGACAACGACTCGCTCATCGTCTGCAACGGTTACAAGGACGATGCGTACATCCGCATGGCCATGCTGGGCCGAAAGCTCGGCAAGAAGGTCATTCTCATCGCCGAGAAGCTCTCGGAGGTGCGATCCATTTTGCGCATTTCGGCCGAGATGAACGTCGACCCGCTCATCGGGCTGCGCGTGCGCCTGAGCACCAAGGGCGGTGGACGGTGGGCTGAATCGGGCGGTGAGAACGCGAAGTTCGGGCTCTCGACGGCCGAGATCCTGGCCGCCACGGAGATGATGAAGCAAGCCGGTAAAACGTCGGCGTTCAAGCTGCTTCACTTCCACGTGGGCTCGCAGATCCCGGATATTTTGATCATCAAGCGCGCCGTTCGCGAGGCCGCGCGGCACTACGCGAAGCTGCGCAAGATGGGCCACCCCATCGAGTACCTCGACGTGGGCGGAGGCCTGGCCATCGACTACGACGGCTCGCGCTCCACGTTCCACTCGTCGATGAACTACTCCGTCGAGGAGTACGCGCGCGACATCGTCTACAACATCATGGACGTGTGCGACGACGAGAAGGTCCCGCACCCGGACATCGTGACCGAATCGGGCCGCGCCACGGTGGCGCACCACTCGGTGCTGGTCATCCAGGCCTTTGGCTCCATCGAAAAGGTAGCCCCGGGACCGCTGGAGCGCGCCCACGACGATCACAAGCTGGTCAAAAACCTGCTGTACACCCTCGAAAACCTGGCGCTGGAGAACCTCAGCGAGTCGTGCCACGACATTCTGCAGGTCAAGGAGGAGTCCCAGAAGATGTTCGAGCTGGGGCTGCTCAACCTCGATGTGAAGGCGCGGGTCGAGACGCTCTTCTGGCAGACCGCCGAGCGGATGCAAAAGCTCGCCTCCCAGCTCGATGCGAGCGAGGTGCCGGACGATATCACCGAGCTCGGCAAGCAGCTGGTCGACCAGCACATTTGCAACTTCTCGGTCTTTCAGTCGCTCCTGGACCACTGGGCCCTCGGCGGATTGTTCCCCATCGTCCCGATTCACCGGCTGAACGAGCGACCGACGCAGCAGAGCACCCTGGTCGACATCACGTGCGACTCGGACGGCAAGGTCTCCAAGTTCATCGACCTAAGCGATGTGCGCGACACATTGCCGCTCCACACCTTGGACGACAAGCCGTACTTCCTCGGGGTGTTCCTGACCGGTGCATATCAGGACATCATGGGCGACATTCACAACCTATTCGGCCGCGTAAACGAGGTCCACGTCTTCCTCGATGACGACGAGGAGTGCGGCTACTACCTCGAGGAGACCATCGAGGGGAACAGCATCCGCGAAGTCCTCAGCATGACCCAATACGAGGCCCGCGAAATGGTCGCCAAGCTGAAGGCCCAGGTCGATGCCGCGATCAAGCAAGACCGTCTTCGCCCCACCGAGGGCATGCGGCTGCTCGCCGACTTCGAACGCGGCCTCGCCGACCAGACGTACCTCAGCTTCCCCTAG